A window of the Rhodoferax sp. GW822-FHT02A01 genome harbors these coding sequences:
- the rpoN gene encoding RNA polymerase factor sigma-54: MKQGLSLRVSQHLALTPQLQQSIRLLQLSTLELSQEVEQMLDENPFLELGEDHAEREEFGIAQADTPVSEGDKDVEFSATMPDLGSSTVASTSSDEDNSPLSGDEGIDWEGDGTTEMTPDDGEWGVEAKASTNNLTGDEDKDATELARTQESLQAFLHRQTLGLRLSAEDAAALRFLIESLNDDGYLEEPLEDLARTLNPQDEEQLYDLVHHFSVALGLLQSLEPVGVGARNLSECLSLQLKALLRNPDLEDEEREQLEVALRICQQPMELLARRDIKRLVQLGVGSDALVREAIAQIARLEPKPGRRFIDVERNIVVPDVLVVPVTNANKAAAPKFRVMLNPDVMPRLKVHDIYANVLRNHRGGKDSASHAALQQRLQEARWFIKNIQQRFDTILRVSTAIVERQKSFFTHGELAMRPLVLREIADELGLHESTISRVTTAKYMATPFGTFELKYFFGSGLGTESGGNASSTAVRALIKQFISAESAKKPLSDNQISEMLKEQGIECARRTVAKYREGLKIAPASLRKAL; this comes from the coding sequence ATGAAGCAAGGTCTCTCATTACGCGTCTCCCAGCATCTGGCGCTCACGCCCCAGTTGCAGCAGTCGATCCGTCTTCTGCAGCTCTCCACGCTCGAACTGAGCCAGGAAGTGGAGCAGATGCTGGACGAGAACCCTTTTCTGGAACTGGGTGAGGACCATGCCGAGCGGGAAGAGTTCGGCATCGCACAGGCGGATACGCCGGTCAGTGAAGGCGACAAGGATGTGGAGTTTTCCGCCACCATGCCCGACCTGGGCAGCAGCACCGTGGCCTCCACCAGCAGTGATGAAGACAACAGTCCCCTGAGCGGGGACGAAGGCATCGACTGGGAAGGCGACGGCACCACCGAAATGACCCCGGACGACGGCGAGTGGGGCGTCGAGGCCAAGGCCAGTACCAATAACCTCACTGGCGACGAAGACAAGGACGCCACCGAGCTGGCCCGCACGCAGGAGAGCTTGCAGGCCTTCCTGCATCGGCAGACACTGGGTTTGCGCCTGAGCGCCGAAGACGCTGCCGCGCTGCGTTTCCTGATCGAGTCGCTCAACGATGACGGCTATCTGGAAGAGCCGCTCGAGGACCTGGCCCGCACCTTGAACCCGCAGGATGAAGAGCAGTTGTACGACCTGGTGCACCATTTCTCGGTAGCCCTGGGACTGCTGCAAAGCCTGGAGCCGGTTGGCGTCGGTGCCCGCAATTTGAGCGAGTGCCTCAGTCTGCAATTGAAAGCTCTGCTGCGCAATCCGGACCTGGAAGACGAAGAGCGCGAGCAACTGGAAGTGGCCCTGCGCATTTGCCAGCAGCCCATGGAATTGCTGGCGCGCCGTGACATCAAGCGGCTGGTGCAATTGGGCGTGGGCAGCGATGCCCTGGTGCGCGAGGCCATAGCGCAGATTGCGCGGCTGGAACCCAAGCCGGGGCGGCGCTTTATCGACGTGGAGCGCAACATCGTGGTGCCCGACGTGCTGGTGGTGCCGGTGACCAACGCCAACAAGGCGGCTGCACCCAAGTTCCGCGTCATGCTCAATCCCGATGTGATGCCGCGCCTCAAGGTGCATGACATCTACGCCAATGTGCTGCGCAACCACCGCGGTGGCAAGGACAGCGCCAGCCACGCCGCGCTGCAGCAACGGCTGCAGGAGGCGCGTTGGTTCATCAAGAACATCCAGCAGCGCTTTGACACCATCCTGCGCGTGAGCACGGCGATTGTGGAGCGGCAGAAGAGCTTCTTCACCCATGGCGAATTGGCCATGCGCCCGCTGGTGCTGCGTGAGATCGCCGACGAACTGGGCTTGCACGAGTCCACCATCAGCCGCGTGACCACCGCCAAGTACATGGCAACGCCTTTTGGCACCTTTGAGCTGAAGTACTTCTTCGGCTCCGGCCTGGGCACTGAGTCCGGCGGCAATGCGTCCAGCACCGCGGTGCGTGCACTCATCAAGCAGTTCATCAGCGCCGAAAGTGCCAAGAAGCCGCTGTCAGACAACCAGATATCCGAGATGCTCAAGGAGCAGGGTATTGAATGTGCCCGGCGCACTGTGGCCAAATACCGCGAGGGGCTGAAGATCGCCCCCGCATCCCTGCGCAAGGCGCTATGA